Proteins co-encoded in one Anabas testudineus chromosome 8, fAnaTes1.2, whole genome shotgun sequence genomic window:
- the LOC113156763 gene encoding protein PET100 homolog, mitochondrial: MGIKIEVFRMMLYLSFPVAMFWISNQAEYFEEYVVKRKREIFPPDDKLKRKELEDFKERMRVLKEQRILKQISAESEN; this comes from the exons ATGGGTATTAAAATAGAGGTGTTTAGA ATGATGCTCTATCTGAGCTTTCCGGTGGCTATGTTCTGGATCTCTAATCAAGCAGAATATTTTGAAGAATACGTAGTGAAAAGAAAG AGGGAGATCTTCCCCCCAGACGACAAACTGAAA aggAAAGAGTTGGAGGACTTCAAAGAGCGAATGCGTGTTCTCAAGGAGCAACGGATATTAAAACAGATCTCTGCTGAGTCAGAGAACTGA
- the brd4 gene encoding bromodomain-containing protein 4, which yields MGDGLDAAQMSGSSSSSSSQGQAQQMGNPPPPEYINPNRPKRQTNQLQFLLKVVVKALWKHQFAWPFHLPVDAVKLNLPDYYTIIKTPMDMGTIKKRLENSYYWNAQECIQDFNTMFTNCYIYNKPGDDIVLMAEALEKVFLQRVAEMPQEETEIVVMTGKGRGRGRRDGGLNLKPGAIIDSMSTTPQTRGLSNLSAAPHSRGPVQGPPSLPPQPLMQALPSHMPPILPNHAPQLGAPYSLGQSLDCAPQVPIMTSVPTPAQTSLPPASIQSPAPMLQNPITMTKQRKSQKRKADTTTPTANDQLSESSPAESKSGKTLPRRESTRPTKLIKKDAPDSQHHIGIGMGMGMGMGMGLGLGGPSGGHSPKPQDQMGYCASLVRDMLSKKHAAYAWPFYKPVDVDALGLHDYHDIIKHPMDLSTIKVKLENKQYRDSQEFAADVRLMFSNCYKYNPPDHEVVAMARKLQDVFEMRFAKMPDEPENKPLVSAPAPPVHHPAPVKPQPPLAHVASSSDSSSDSSSESESSTDDSEEERAQRLAELQEQLKAVHEQLAALSQPQASKPKRKEKEKKEKKKDKHKKKGNMPGLVDEMQDATPVSQLSKKTKTNNNNKEVAPKKKPSKKEGMKNNHPSNLLPVPTLEEDMVAPGSSATGEKCKPMTYEEKRQLSLDINKLPGDKLGRVVHIIQSREPSLKNSNPDEIEIDFETLKPSTLRELERYVSSCLRKKKKVSVEKTMESLATSKKTGSSSESSGSSSESEAEVQGLIKPQRKKGLSVKEGKKMHSHIQSSQTQIGILSQPAVLQSSSQMKQQHLHQPSPAGFMVPPVAALESSQLLESSFESLPPFGQPLMHLSHHTGNPSSPPHLSAQSAGQGSPETHPFLNQHPVLPSPALHSSMPQQPSRPSHKAAPLHPKPPQQQPAPPQQQQQQQQQQQQQQPAAPLQHQLPSQILHPPQSLHQRPMSPPTLTPQGLLSSQPPQMLLEDDEEPGSTTPLNQVQLYLQQFQQVRQPQQSIQSIQTQARQQQQQQQPGQVSHLQAQSQLSSQTALPPPQLAVQSQSQPSHQAPPQQMPLHQARHMQHTQQQQQQQQQTQQHTQQQQLNYQQAPVLTGQSQGSQHKVSMPTNKAQQVIQQQQEQPSPRPAKVDSYNTGHMRDNPSPLIMHSPQLPQFPPVSQPSPPHNMQSKKQRAPGSQSGLKEEKLPPSPVLRAESFNPAVRPDHHKHPDNKPSQPSHSQQNVKSTDSSRPVIRSSEPTGLPSSLQDKDKFKQESKTPIAPKKVQDVKLRNIRSWASLAQKPTSTPLSAVKSSSDSFEQFRRAAREKEEREKALKAQAEQAEKDRLRREQDKLRGRDEEDILEPSRRVHEEPRRRLEQHIQAPSQQQQQQQQQQQQQQQPEPQPAAIQQPPQPPTPPQSTSQNPLDQQRELARRREQERRRREAMAATIDMNFQSDLMAIFEENLF from the exons ATGGGAGACGGCCTGGATGCAGCACAGATGtcgggcagcagcagcagtagtagtagccaGGGGCAGGCCCAGCAAATGggcaaccccccacccccagaGTATATTAACCCCAACAGGCCAAAGCGCCAGACCAATCAGCTGCAGTTCCTACTCAAGGTGGTGGTGAAGGCCCTGTGGAAGCATCAGTTCGCCTGGCCCTTTCATTTACCAGTGGATGCAGTCAAACTTAACCTGCCT GACTACTACACAATAATCAAAACTCCTATGGACATGGGAACAATCAAGAAAAGGCTTGAGAACAGTTACTACTGGAATGCCCAAGAATGTATCCAAGATTTCAACACAATGTTTACCAACTGCTACATATACAACAAG CCTGGTGATGACATAGTCTTAATGGCTGAAGCTCTAGAGAAGGTTTTCCTTCAGAGGGTTGCAGAAATGCCTCAGGAAGAAACTGAGATTGTTGTCATGACGGGAAAGGGACGTGGCAGGGGAAGGCGAGATGGAG GTCTGAACTTGAAACCAGGGGCCATTATTGACTCTATGTCTACGACTCCTCAAACACGTGGTCTGTCAAACCTCTCGGCAGCACCGCACAGCAGAGGACCAGTGCAAGGCCCACCGTCACTACCTCCCCAGCCTTTGATGCAGGCACTGCCATCCCATATGCCCCCAATCTTACCCAACCATGCGCCACAGCTCGGAGCTCCATACTCCCTGGGTCAATCCCTGGACTGTGCTCCTCAAGTTCCCATCATGACTTCTGTGCCTACCCCTGCTCAGACCTCCCTTCCCCCTGCATCAATTCAAAGTCCTGCCCCCATGCTACAGAACCCCATTACCATGACCAAA CAAAGAAAGAGCCAGAAAAGGAAAGCAGACACTACAACGCCTACAGCCAATGACCAATTAAGTGAGTCTTCGCCAGCAGAGTCCAAATCTGGGAAGACACTACCAAGACGAGAGAGTACCAGACCTACAAAACTCATAAAGAAGGATGCCCCAGACTCTCAGCACCACATAGGAATAGGAATGGGAATGGGAATGGGAATGGGAATGGGACTGGGACTGGGCGGACCAAGTGGAGGTCATAGCCCTAAACCACAGGATCAAATGGGTTACTGCGCTAGCCTGGTTAGGGATATGCTGTCCAAGAAACATGCTGCTTACGCCTGGCCATTCTACAAACCTGTTGATGTGGATGCACTGGGACTACATGATTATCACGACATCATCAAACACCCCATGGACCTCAGCACCATTAAG GTCAAGTTGGAGAACAAGCAATACCGTGATTCCCAGGAGTTCGCTGCTGACGTACGATTAATGTTTTCCAACTGTTACAAGTATAATCCACCAGACCATGAGGTGGTAGCTATGGCACGCAAATTACAG gatGTCTTTGAGATGCGCTTTGCCAAGATGCCAGATGAACCTGAGAATAAGCCTTTGGTTTCCGCCCCAGCTCCTCCAGTTCACCATCCTGCCCCTGTCAAACCACAGCCTCCTTTGGCCCATGTCGCCTCATCTTCAGACAGCTCCAGTGACTCGTCCTCTGAATCTGAGTCTTCCACAGATGACTCCGAAGAGGAGCGAGCCCAGAGGTTGGCGGAGCTCCAGGAACAG TTGAAGGCTGTCCATGAGCAGTTGGCTGCCCTGTCCCAACCACAAGCCAGCaaaccaaagagaaaagagaaggaaaagaaagagaagaaaaaagataagcataagaagaaaggaaacatgCCTGGCCTTGTGGATGAAATGCAGGATGCAACACCTGTTTCACAGCTTTCTAAAAAGACCAAGaccaataacaacaacaaagaggtTGCCCCCAAAAAGAAACCCAG TAAAAAGGAGGGGATGAAGAACAATCATCCCTCCAACCTGCTGCCAGTTCCTACCCTGGAAGAGGATATGGTGGCTCCTGGGTCATCGGCTACAGGGGAAAAGTGTAAGCCTATGACATACGAGGAGAAGAGGCAGCTAAGTTTGGACATCAACAAGCTTCCTGGTGACAAGCTTGGCCGTGTAGTGCATATTATCCAGTCCAGAGAGCCGTCACTGAAGAACTCAAACCCTGATGAAATTGAGATTGACTTTGAGACACTAAAGCCTTCTACTCTGCGCGAGCTGGAGAGATATGTGTCTTCCTGCCTTCgtaagaagaaaaaagtgtCAG TTGAGAAGACTATGGAGTCCTTGGCTACTTCCAAAAAGACTGGATCTTCTTCAGAAAGCAGTGGCTCTAGCTCAGAGAGTGAGGCAGAGGTGCAAg GATTGATAAAACCGCAGAGGAAGAAGGGCCTGTCTGTTAAGGAGGGGAAGAAGATGCATTCCCACATTCAGAGCAGCCAGACTCAGATTGGGATTCTTTCTCAGCCTGCAGTCCTTCAATCCAGCAGTcagatgaagcagcagcatctgcACCAGCCATCTCCTGCAGGTTTCATGGTTCCACCTGTAGCTGCTCTGGAGTCTTCACAGTTACTGGAGTCTAGCTTTGAGTCCCTGCCTCCATTCGGCCAGCCCCTGATGCATCTGTCCCACCACACAGGCAACCCCTCCTCACCTCCACACCTCAGTGCTCAGTCTGCTGGTCAAGGGTCCCCTGAGACTCACCCCTTCCTCAACCAGCATCCCGTCCTACCATCTCCAG CCTTGCACAGTTCTATGCCTCAGCAGCCTTCTCGACCCAGTCACAAGGCAGCGCCTCTTCACCCCAAACCCCCTCAGCAGCAACCAGCacctcctcagcagcagcagcagcagcagcagcagcagcagcagcagcaac CAGCAGCACCACTACAACACCAGCTCCCCTCTCAGATCCTCCACCCTCCTCAGTCTCTGCACCAACGGCCCATGTCCCCTCCAACGCTCACACCCCAGGGCTTGCTGTCTTCCCAGCCACCCCAGATGCTGTTGGAGGATGATGAAGAGCCAGGGTCTACAACGCCTTTGAACCAAGTACAGTTATACTTACAGCAGTTCCAGCAGGTCCGTCAGCCCCAGCAGTCCATTCAGTCGATCCAGACGCAGGCccgtcagcagcagcagcagcaacagccaGGACAAGTTTCTCACCTCCAGGCACAATCTCAACTCTCGTCTCAGACAGCGCTGCCTCCTCCCCAGCTCGCTGTTCAGTCCCAATCTCAGCCATCACATCAGGCCCCACCCCAACAGATGCCCCTACACCAGGCCCGTCACATGCAGCACactcaacagcaacaacagcagcagcagcagacacagcaacacacacaacaacagcagctgaactACCAGCAGGCTCCTGTACTAACTGGTCAGTCCCAGGGATCACAACACAAGGTGTCCATGCCCACCAACAAAGCACAGCAGGTCATCCAACAGCAACAGGAGCAGCCCTCACCTCGCCCAGCCAAGGTGGATTCTTACAACACAG GTCACATGAGGGACAACCCATCCCCTCTCATAATGCATTCCCCTCAACTTCCCCAATTCCCACCTGTGTCTCAGCCGTCTCCGCCTCACAACATGCAATCGAAAAAG CAGAGGGCACCGGGGAGCCAAAGTGGGTTAAAGGAAGAGAAACTTCCTCCATCACCAGTGTTGAGGGCAGAATCATTTAACCCTGCAGTGAGACCGGATCATCACAAACATCCTGATAACAAACCTTCTCAACCAAGTCACAGCCAACAGA ATGTGAAGTCCACGGACAGCTCACGACCTGTCATTCGCTCCTCTGAGCCCACTGGGCTGCCCTCGTCTCTGCAAGACAAGGATAAGTTCAAGCAGGAGTCTAAGACACCCATTGCCCCCAAAAAGGTACAG GATGTGAAACTAAGGAATATTCGCTCATGGGCAAGCCTGGCCCAAAAGCCAACATCTACGCCCTTATCTGCAGTGAAATCATCGAGTGACAGTTTTGAGCAGTTCCGTCGTGCTGCCcgggagaaagaggagagggagaaagccCTGAAGGCCCAAGCAGAACAGGCGGAAAAAGACCGGCTGCGCAGAGAGCAGGACAAATTGCG AGGTCGAGATGAGGAGGATATCTTGGAGCCAAGCAGAAGAGTGCATGAGGAGCCACGTAGGCGTCTGGAGCAGCACATTCAAGCTccttcacaacaacaacaacaacagcagcagcaacagcagcagcagcagcaaccgGAGCCCCAGCCGGCTGCCATCCAGCAGCCTCCTCAACCCCCTACGCCGCCACAGTCCACCTCACAGAACCCGCTAGACCAACAGAGGGAGCTAGCACGCCGCcgagagcaggagaggaggaggcgaGAAGCG ATGGCAGCAACTATTGACATGAATTTCCAAAGTGACTTAATGGCTATCTTCGAGGAGAACCTGTTTTGA